One region of Anticarsia gemmatalis isolate Benzon Research Colony breed Stoneville strain chromosome 2, ilAntGemm2 primary, whole genome shotgun sequence genomic DNA includes:
- the LOC142978725 gene encoding U-megalopygitoxin(1)-Mo1-like → MLLRVVVMLWTVVGSLSASKGSSPLQPKPEKFKDVPGCYISDLDKVVPLGKEETSPECVLYTCEEDWFDFYTCDITMGADNCTTGPAPDTTQPYPDCCPISVCSK, encoded by the exons ATGCTGTTGCGAGTGGTCGTCATGTTATGGACGGTAGTGGGGAGCCTCTCAGCATCCAAGGGCAGCAGTCCACTGCAGCCGAAGCCGGAGAAATTCA AGGACGTGCCCGGCTGCTACATCAGTGACCTAGACAAAGTGGTGCCTCTAGGCAAGGAGGAGACGTCCCCGGAGTGCGTGCTTTACACCTGCGAAGAAGACTGGTTCGATTTCTATAC ATGCGATATCACGATGGGCGCCGACAACTGTACGACAGGGCCTGCGCCAGACACGACACAACCCTACCCCGACTGCTGCCCCATTAGTGTTTGTTCTAAATAA